One Gammaproteobacteria bacterium genomic window, CTTCTGGATCAGTTTACCGGTAGCCGTCACCCTGGTCTCAAGTTCTTATTGGATTCCACTGGTGGCCTAGGAGAGATACTTAATGAGAACGCTGTTATTGCTTTTGTTCCTGGCGCTGCCTATCGGCGCCGTCGCCGGTGAGCAGACTGTGACCTTGTCGGTGCCAACCATGAGTTGTGCGGTGTGCCCGATCACCGTGAACAAGGCCCTTATGCAAGTCGATGGCGTGGTCGAGGCGATTACCAATTATGAGACCAAGACCGCGCTGGTTATCTATGATGATGAGATCGCTGATGTTGAATTGCTTACCGAGGCGACCACCAACGCAGGCTATCCCTCGACGATAGTCACGCCTGATGTTTGATGGAGGTTATTTCAGACTCTGAGATCAGCTGCCCGACCTGTGGCCATAAAAAGGTCGAAACCATGCCGGTAGATGCCTGCCAGTGGTTTTATGAGTGCGAGCACTGCCATACGCTGATGAAGCCCAAGACCGGGGACTGCTGTGTTTTCTGCTCTTATGGCTCGGTGCCGTGTCCACCTAAACAGGAGAATCAATCCTGTTGTGGCCAGTGAGGGCGCAGCTGGTGGTGGTTTGTCAGGCGACGACTCAGGTCGCTCTGCCTGAGGTGAAGGTGGGTAGAGCCAGCCGTGACAACTTAGGGAAGTGGCCGAAAAGGTAGGGAGGTTTACGGAATTAGTGGGGTGTTGGGAGTAGGATAGATGGTATGAAACCTCTGCCTACCCAATAGGAGGATCAGATGAAACGATCACTCTCTGCGGTTGGTCTTTGCTTCGTTCTGATGCTGGGTTTGTCTCGGGAAGCTGGTGCCTTTGATGAGACACAACTCCAAGAACTACAATTACTTGGTGAAAACTGTCCTTCCTGTGACCTAAGTGGGGCAAAACTGAATAGAGAAGATTTAAGCAAGAAAAATCTAACTGAGGCAGATCTGACACAAGCATATCTAAATGGGGTAAATCTGTCTGAAGCGAATCTTAGTTGGGCAAACCTAACGGGTGCACATCTGGGCACTGCCAATTTGAGTAAGGCAAATCTGGAAGAGGCAAATTTGTCTTGGGCAGACCTAAGTGGAGCAGATCTAGTTTCAGCAGATTTGACTGGAGCAAATCTTAGTTGGGCAGAACTGACCGGGGCAAATCTGATGTGGGCAGTTCTAACTGAGGCAAATCTGACTGGAGCAGACCTGACTAAGGCTAAATTGAATTGGGCAAATCTAACGGGGGCAGATCTGACTGAGGTAGAACTGACAGGGGCAAGTCTAACTGGGGCAAACCTGACCAGAACTATTTTCTGTGAAACTGAAATGACAGATGGGACAATGAACAACTCAGGTTGCTAGAAGATAATCAGCCCAATCTTTCCATCAACTCTTCTGCTATTAAGTGCGTACAGCGCATCAGCAATTTGGTGTCTTTGTGTTCCGTAATGGTGGCCACCTGGGCGGGGTTGAGACTTTTTTCAAAAAGTCTCTATTTGCTTCGTGACGTAAGTCATGGAAGTGCAGATCAGCTATTTAATGGTTGGTTTGCTCGCCCCCAGGAGGCAGAGGTCAGGGGTTCGAATCCCTTCGAGAGTGCCAGTATTCTACTGTGTCCGCTGTACTGGCAACCTAAGTGCATCAATTACTTATGTCAATTCAGTTGTCGTTTTGTTCATCTCTAAATCTGCAACGCTCGAAGTTCGTTTTGACTACTTTTGACACCTAAATGTGGCCTACGTGTGGTAGAAGCAAAGGGCAGACATCATCTCAACTCTGACTAGTCCTCTGGGCTACGTGTCTTTGACCCGTGGCCGGCACCGCTCTATCCGGTTGAGCGACGGGCGCACTCTACACCGTGGGGCGAATTCGTTCTATAATTTTGGACGTAACCCAGACCACAGGATGCCAATCCTCCACTTAACCTCTGCTCCATACCTAGATCGTGGAAACTACAAAACCGACCCGGAAACTCGCGACAATCATGGCAGCTGACTGTGTGGGTTTCAGCAAGCTGATGGACAGCAACGAAGAGCTGACTCTTCAGAATATCAAGATCTGCCGCAGCCTGATTGATCCGATCATCAAGGAACATGGTGGCCGGATTTTTCATACCGCCGGCGATTCCATGATTGCTGAGTTCAACAGTGTGGTCGATTCTGTGAATACGGCCATTGAATTTCAAAAAGTACTCAGCGAACGAAACGCCAGCGTTGACGAAGAATCGCGGATGGAATTCAGGATCGGCATCCACCTAGACGACGTTATCATTGAAGGCGCCAATATCTATGGCAGTGGAGTCAATGTCGCAGCAAGACTAGAGGGTCTCTGCGAACCCGGTTGCATACTGCTATCCCGAACGGTGCATGAAAAGATCGTCAAGCGGATCAAAATTGCGATTGATAGTCTGGGTAACGCTAAACTGAAAAACATTGAAGGCGATTTTGAGATCTACCAGATCTCACCAACCCTGAAAGATCCAACCGGGTCGGCCGAACAAAATACTGCGACTGGTCCTCCGACAGAAAACAGAGTCGCAAAGTCAAGGAAAGATGGCGAGGCCAAACCCCGCCTGATGCTGCTGCCTTTCAGAAACCTGAACAAAAGTGAAGCTAATGATTTTCTCGTCGATGGCATTGTGGACGACATCATCACTGAGCTTTCAATGATCAATTCGATTGAAATCATGTCGCGTAACACCACCTTTGATTACAAAGATAACCCCATCGACGTAAAAGAAGCTGCCGAAAAGTACAAACTGGACTATGTGATCACTGGGAGTATCCGGTCAGCGGGAAATCGGGTACGCGTTTCTGCCGAACTGGGAGATCCCATTTCAGGCAATTCGATATGGAGCGCGCGCTACGACAAGACTATGGATGACGTTTTCGAGATTCAGGATGAGATCGTCAGCAAAATGGCGAATACGGTTCTGAGCGAAATCGAGGTCACCAGCCTGCAGCGAGCCAAACGCAAACCGACCGACAAAATGACCTCGTATGAGTATCTCCTCCAGGGCAAGTTCCACAAGCGAAAGTTAACCAAGGAGGACGCCAATATTGCGGTTGATATGTTCACCAACGCTATTGAGAGTGACCCGAGCAACGGAAGAGCATACGCCGAGCGTTGCTGTACCTGGGCCGATGGGCTCGGCCAGAGCTGGTTCGACGAATCAGACGACGATCTACACAACAAAATTCGGGTCACACTGGAAGACGCCTACGAACTGACCGGTCACGACTGGGACTGCCATCGGTTGCTGTGCAACATCTCCCTGTACCTTGATCTGAACTACGACAAAGCAGAAGAACATGGGAAGAAAGCGTATGAGCTGAATCCAAATAATCCGACCGTGCTGGCATCTTACGGGAAATCGCTTGTACAGAATGGAAAATGCGAAAAGGGAGTCGAATTACTCCGCAAAGCCCAAGAGCTCGATCCTTTGAGCCAGCAACTGATCGACGACTTCATTTGGGGGTCCTATACCCTAGGTGACTACGACACCTGCATTGAATTCTCCGAAAAAATCAGAAAGATCAGACCCAATACGTGGCTGTTGAAAATAGCAAGCTTTGGAGCTCTCAAGCGGCAGGGAGAAAGAGATGAGGAGATCAGTCAGTTCATCGAATCTCACGGGAAAGATGAACTGAGCGTTCAGCTGGAGAAGCTGAATTTCAACAGTCAAGAAATTGGTGAGGTCACAAGAAATTTTGTCTTGAACTAGATTGTGCCTTTTGCGACACTGGATAACCGGTGATTAGTTCGACCCTGCGTGATTAATTCAAAGACTAAGGCGGTCCAAGGCCCGCCTTAGTAGAAGGTGAACAGAACCAACTTACGGGCACAGTTGTTTAAAAGTGGCCTGTGAGTGTTTCAGCCGCCATGTCTGGGATACCCGTGAATTGAATGTCTTACCCTGGTGATCTTAAGCGGGGTCAGGCCAAACGAAATCAGGATGTAGACCTTCGTGGACGGGTCGACCATCATCCGGGGTTGGTGCGCCACTGGAAGGATCAAAAAAAGCGTGGTACGTCGCTGGCATGCTTTCCGGATCGTATCCCATTAGATTGGGGACAATTATTCGGACTCTTCGCTGCTTGTCATCAAGCATTATGGGTGTTCCACAGTCTGAGCACGTACACAATTCGAGTGGACCATCCGGATTTTGGTCGTTGAACGGCTGACGATTTAGTTTGCTGAGGTCGTCGATTTCGACGTCGGAGTGTTTGAAGAAAACGACATGAGTTGTGTCTTGACCAGTAACCCGTTTACAGACAGAACAATGACACGTGTGACTGTCGATGTTTCCGTCATTTGTGTGTGTGTGAATGTGATCACATCCTCCGGTTTGTTTTTCTGTCATAGCTGGCTTCCTCCTTAACGTTGATTAATAATAATCGATAAATCTGATTTTGTAGTTTGCTACAAACCAGACTATTACAGAATCATCAGAAATTTGCGAGAGCAAGAGGGCAAAATATCGAGATTGCTCCGGAAAACTGGATAATTCTGGAGAGGGTAAATCAGTCGCATAGAACACTGTCTGGGAAATGCCGTCTAGGACAGTCTTGGCCTCGCGCAAAGGCTGAGTATCTTTGAGTGGGCTTGTATGCTCAAGTATGGCCTATGTGTAGTAGTACATATTCAGAAGGCAGTAATGGAGCTTTAATCAGCTACTTAGACAATTGCGTGTTTGCACGCCGAAGGTAGAGATCAGGGGCTCGAATCCGTTTTAGTTTTTAGGCCATCGAGCCACTTTATTGTGCTGAGGGCACACCAGCCGCCTTTGCTTCGGCTACTAGATAGTCCCTGCCGCGGATCATATCGTCCAATGTTCGGAATCCATTGGTGTAGTGGCCTGTATACCCCATGCCTTCCAGACGCGAAAACAAAGCCTGGAAATCGATACTGCCCTTTCCTGGGAACATGTGCATTTCTTTGTCTCCTAAGTTGTCAGCGACGCGAACCTCACGCATCCGGTCGATTCCAAAGGTATCCAGAAATCCATCAATCCCTTCCGGTACCAACGTCGCGTGGTTGATCGTGAAGGTTCAATGCAGATTGTCTGACCTCAGGTTTTCAAAATAGAACAAGCATTCCTCCAGTGTATAACCGAGATAATTTACTTCCGCATCATCTGGCTCCCGGTTCATATTCTCCAGCAACAAATGAACGCCTCTATCTTCGGCATAGGACGAAGCCCGTTGCAGCCGTTCAAGGCTTGCTTGCGTTGCTCATAGTCGGCAGTGAAATGGAATCCGGCGTGAACGACGATCCATTCGGCGTCAAGACGGGTCGCCATGTCAATGTAGGCCTGGAGGTACTCGTCGGCAGCTTGCCGAAAGAAGTTGCTGAATTCCGAAGTCATTGATGTCTCCTAGGGCTTATCTGTAGCCGATTCTTTAGCTCATCGGGAGATGGCCGCGAAGTGTTTGGCAACCGCCAACCTTGTTCAACCGCCTGAATTCTCACGATACTCACGTTAGCATGTCGATCTTTTGTCTCCACCCACTACGGGGAACGGATGGATAAAGATTAAGACTTGGACTAAGATCACATTGTTCGGATCAACTCAATAAGTCATCAGATTCGCTTTGACAGGGCAACAAAGGTAGTTTGTGGGTAAGGGCAATTTGTTAATGGACGCTCTGGCACTCTGCCGCGAAGGCAAGTGGGATGCGGCTCACAAAATTGTTCAGCAGGACAACAGTCGGCTGTCTGCGTGGCTCCATGGTGTGATTCACCAGGAAGAAGGTGATCTCTCGAATGCCCGCTACTGGTTCAATCGTGCAGGTCGGCATGAGCCCGATGCCACGATTGCCGATGAACTCAATCATTTCGAGCGCGAACTGATTGGCCCAAACGTGGACAAGCTATGATTTTAGATGGGTTTGGGACCTGTGCCTGGCACACTAATAACCTGGTATTTCGGTAAATTTGACTGAAATTGACGACCTCCGCCATGTTTCAATCAGACATTGATGGGCTGATCAGGCGTCAGCAATCCGGCTGGACGCTGGAGCAGGCATTTTATCGCAGTCCAGAAATCTATCAATTGGAGTTCCAGCAGGTCTTGTCTCCTCAGTGGTTATACGTTGAACACGAGTCAGAACTGCCGGAACCTGGTGACTTCCTCACTTATGAAATTGGTGAAGAGTCCATCATTATCGTTCGCGGGTTCGATCAACAATTGCGGGCATTTTTTAACGTCTGCCGTCACCGAGGATCCCAGATCTGTTTGAAAAAGAACGGTAATATCCGGCGTTTTGTCTGTCCTTATCATGCCTGGGCCTACGACCTTGATGGCAAACTAATTTCGGCTCGGCATATGGCAGATGATTTTGATCATTCGCAACACG contains:
- the merP gene encoding mercury resistance system periplasmic binding protein MerP; its protein translation is MRTLLLLLFLALPIGAVAGEQTVTLSVPTMSCAVCPITVNKALMQVDGVVEAITNYETKTALVIYDDEIADVELLTEATTNAGYPSTIVTPDV
- a CDS encoding pentapeptide repeat-containing protein → MKRSLSAVGLCFVLMLGLSREAGAFDETQLQELQLLGENCPSCDLSGAKLNREDLSKKNLTEADLTQAYLNGVNLSEANLSWANLTGAHLGTANLSKANLEEANLSWADLSGADLVSADLTGANLSWAELTGANLMWAVLTEANLTGADLTKAKLNWANLTGADLTEVELTGASLTGANLTRTIFCETEMTDGTMNNSGC
- a CDS encoding adenylate/guanylate cyclase domain-containing protein; the protein is MAADCVGFSKLMDSNEELTLQNIKICRSLIDPIIKEHGGRIFHTAGDSMIAEFNSVVDSVNTAIEFQKVLSERNASVDEESRMEFRIGIHLDDVIIEGANIYGSGVNVAARLEGLCEPGCILLSRTVHEKIVKRIKIAIDSLGNAKLKNIEGDFEIYQISPTLKDPTGSAEQNTATGPPTENRVAKSRKDGEAKPRLMLLPFRNLNKSEANDFLVDGIVDDIITELSMINSIEIMSRNTTFDYKDNPIDVKEAAEKYKLDYVITGSIRSAGNRVRVSAELGDPISGNSIWSARYDKTMDDVFEIQDEIVSKMANTVLSEIEVTSLQRAKRKPTDKMTSYEYLLQGKFHKRKLTKEDANIAVDMFTNAIESDPSNGRAYAERCCTWADGLGQSWFDESDDDLHNKIRVTLEDAYELTGHDWDCHRLLCNISLYLDLNYDKAEEHGKKAYELNPNNPTVLASYGKSLVQNGKCEKGVELLRKAQELDPLSQQLIDDFIWGSYTLGDYDTCIEFSEKIRKIRPNTWLLKIASFGALKRQGERDEEISQFIESHGKDELSVQLEKLNFNSQEIGEVTRNFVLN
- a CDS encoding GFA family protein yields the protein MTEKQTGGCDHIHTHTNDGNIDSHTCHCSVCKRVTGQDTTHVVFFKHSDVEIDDLSKLNRQPFNDQNPDGPLELCTCSDCGTPIMLDDKQRRVRIIVPNLMGYDPESMPATYHAFFDPSSGAPTPDDGRPVHEGLHPDFVWPDPA